One window of Desulfallas thermosapovorans DSM 6562 genomic DNA carries:
- the ligA gene encoding NAD-dependent DNA ligase LigA — protein sequence MGGGHEQIRQTIDKLRREIEQHNYRYYVLDAPTITDAQYDRLMAELQRLEKEYPHLVTPDSPTQRVGGKPREGFATVQHPVAMLSLANAFGETELVDFDRRVRGVLGDEPYDYVVELKIDGLAVSLTYQDSLLVRGATRGDGTTGEDITANLKTIRSIPLRLHKPVHLLEVRGEVYMPKDSFVELNSRRQERGEALFANPRNAAAGSLRQLDPAITAGRNLNIFVYGIGIVDISGDQPPGSHSEALKWLESLGLRVNPHHQLCRDINEVISYCRIWQDRKADLPYQIDGLVIKVNTLSQQSALGATMKSPRWAIAFKFPPEQAKTTVRDIIVSVGRTGVITPTALLDPVPVAGSTVSRATLHNEDIIREKDIRIGDRVIIQKAGDVIPEVVEVLKEHRTGGEKPFMMPTACPACGAEVVRPAGEAAHRCTGATCPAQLLEGLIHFASRGAMDIAGLGPAVVTQLVEAGLVKDFSDLYGLTVEQLLKLERFGDKSADNLVRAIAASKENPLHRLIFALGIRHVGERAARVLAGHFGDLRKLMDASYEELISIVEIGPKIAESVVNFMREPRNRALIERLMDQGVNVVAENPAAGVGEPLKGKTFVLTGTLANLKRDDAKALIEKAGGKVSSSVSKKTDYVVAGENPGSKYEKAIKLGVPVLGEQDFLALFNHGHGEKND from the coding sequence ATGGGCGGCGGGCATGAACAGATACGCCAAACTATTGATAAACTACGCCGGGAAATTGAACAGCATAATTACCGGTATTACGTGCTGGACGCACCTACCATTACGGATGCCCAATATGACCGGCTGATGGCCGAACTGCAACGACTGGAGAAGGAATATCCCCATCTGGTTACCCCCGACTCACCCACCCAGCGGGTGGGCGGCAAACCCCGGGAGGGGTTTGCCACGGTTCAGCACCCGGTGGCGATGCTCAGCTTGGCCAACGCTTTTGGTGAAACAGAACTTGTGGATTTTGACCGCCGGGTCAGGGGAGTCCTGGGTGATGAGCCATATGATTACGTGGTGGAATTGAAAATTGATGGCCTGGCGGTCTCGCTGACCTATCAAGACAGCCTTTTGGTCCGCGGGGCCACCCGGGGTGACGGCACAACGGGAGAAGATATTACCGCTAATCTGAAAACAATTCGCAGTATACCCCTGCGCCTGCATAAACCAGTACATTTGTTGGAGGTACGGGGCGAAGTATACATGCCCAAGGACTCCTTTGTAGAGCTGAACAGCCGGCGCCAGGAGCGGGGCGAGGCTCTTTTTGCCAATCCCCGCAATGCGGCTGCCGGTTCGCTGCGCCAGCTGGACCCGGCGATTACAGCCGGGCGTAATTTGAATATTTTCGTCTACGGTATCGGGATAGTGGATATTTCCGGCGATCAGCCGCCCGGTTCCCACAGCGAGGCTCTTAAATGGCTGGAGAGCCTGGGGCTGCGCGTAAACCCCCACCACCAGCTTTGCCGGGACATTAATGAAGTAATCAGCTACTGCCGGATTTGGCAGGATAGAAAGGCGGATCTACCCTATCAAATAGATGGCCTGGTGATTAAAGTCAATACACTGTCCCAGCAGTCCGCCCTGGGGGCTACCATGAAAAGCCCCCGCTGGGCGATAGCTTTCAAATTTCCCCCAGAACAAGCCAAAACAACTGTGCGAGATATCATAGTCAGTGTGGGACGAACCGGGGTAATTACTCCCACTGCGCTTTTGGATCCCGTACCGGTGGCGGGCTCCACCGTCAGCAGGGCCACCTTGCATAACGAGGATATTATTCGGGAAAAGGATATACGCATTGGCGACCGGGTAATTATTCAAAAAGCCGGTGATGTGATACCCGAAGTGGTGGAAGTATTAAAGGAGCACCGCACCGGTGGGGAAAAACCCTTCATGATGCCCACCGCCTGCCCGGCCTGTGGTGCCGAAGTGGTACGCCCCGCCGGTGAGGCCGCTCACCGGTGCACGGGAGCCACCTGCCCGGCACAACTACTGGAGGGGTTGATTCATTTTGCCTCCCGGGGGGCCATGGACATTGCCGGGCTGGGTCCGGCCGTGGTTACCCAGTTGGTGGAGGCGGGCCTGGTCAAAGATTTTTCCGACCTATACGGCCTGACAGTGGAACAACTACTGAAATTGGAGCGTTTTGGGGATAAATCGGCGGATAATCTGGTTCGGGCCATTGCAGCCAGTAAAGAGAACCCGCTGCACCGGCTGATCTTTGCCCTGGGTATCAGGCACGTGGGTGAGCGGGCGGCACGGGTGCTGGCCGGTCATTTCGGCGATTTAAGAAAGCTAATGGATGCCAGTTACGAAGAACTGATTTCCATTGTGGAGATTGGCCCCAAAATAGCCGAGAGTGTGGTTAATTTTATGCGGGAGCCCCGGAACCGGGCTTTAATTGAACGGCTTATGGACCAGGGTGTTAATGTGGTGGCGGAGAATCCCGCGGCCGGGGTGGGGGAGCCCTTGAAAGGAAAGACCTTTGTACTTACCGGCACCCTGGCAAATTTAAAAAGGGATGATGCGAAAGCGTTGATTGAAAAAGCAGGGGGTAAAGTGTCCTCGTCAGTGAGTAAAAAAACAGATTATGTGGTAGCGGGCGAAAACCCGGGCAGCAAATATGAAAAAGCAATCAAGCTAGGTGTACCGGTACTTGGTGAACAGGATTTCCTGGCCCTGTTTAATCACGGACATGGTGAAAAAAATGATTAA
- the hisI gene encoding phosphoribosyl-AMP cyclohydrolase produces the protein MQVKQIKPEELKYNGDGLIPAIVQDVETKEVLMLAYMNSEAVAKTLSTGETWFWSRSRQKFWHKGESSGNVQRVKEMYFDCDKDTLLLLVEQRGAACHEGYYSCFHYALAGDGTVTVKGEPLFNPEEVYGKESK, from the coding sequence GTGCAGGTAAAGCAAATAAAACCCGAAGAGCTTAAATATAACGGTGACGGTCTGATACCCGCCATAGTGCAGGATGTGGAAACCAAAGAGGTGTTGATGCTGGCCTATATGAACAGCGAGGCAGTGGCCAAAACCCTTTCCACCGGTGAAACCTGGTTCTGGAGCAGGAGCAGGCAAAAATTCTGGCACAAGGGTGAATCATCGGGCAATGTGCAAAGGGTTAAGGAAATGTATTTTGATTGCGACAAAGACACTTTGCTGCTGCTGGTGGAGCAAAGGGGAGCCGCCTGCCATGAGGGTTATTACAGCTGTTTCCACTATGCCCTGGCCGGGGACGGAACGGTTACCGTCAAGGGGGAGCCTCTGTTTAACCCGGAGGAAGTATACGGCAAAGAAAGCAAGTAG
- the gatA gene encoding Asp-tRNA(Asn)/Glu-tRNA(Gln) amidotransferase subunit GatA, translated as MELNYLTAHQLHDMLVSKEVSAEEIIRAVFDRVEQVEDKIRAYITLNKEQAVARARLVDKARAGGEYLPPLAGIPVAVKDNICTNGIRTTCASKILYNYIPPYDATVMERLNACRAVLVGKTNMDEFAMGSSCENSAFFSTCNPWDTGRVPGGSSGGSAAAVAAGETVLALGSDTGGSIRQPASFCGVVGMKPTYGAVSRYGLVAYASSLDQIGPLARDVTDCALLLNVICGHDPLDSTSAPYNVPDYTSFLNGDIKGMKIGVPREYMGQGIDAAVKDIIYKAIDVYTGLGAVVEETTLPHTEYALPAYYLIAPAEASSNLARYDGVRYGYRAKDAADIVDMFMQTRSEGFGPEVKRRIMLGTYALSAGYYDAYYNKALKVRTLIKADFDRAFEQFDLLLAPTAPVTAFRRGEKLDDPLQMYMVDICTLAVNLAGIPAISIPAGMAHNLPVGLQLMGRPFGEGDILRAAYAFEQNTDHHRKLPQ; from the coding sequence TTGGAATTAAATTACTTAACCGCACACCAGTTACATGATATGCTGGTTAGCAAAGAAGTTAGCGCTGAAGAGATAATTCGGGCGGTGTTTGACCGGGTTGAGCAAGTGGAAGATAAAATACGTGCCTATATTACCCTGAACAAAGAACAGGCCGTTGCACGGGCCCGGCTGGTGGACAAGGCCAGGGCGGGCGGTGAATATTTGCCGCCGCTGGCCGGTATACCGGTGGCTGTAAAGGATAATATTTGCACCAATGGGATACGCACCACTTGCGCCTCAAAAATACTTTATAACTACATTCCCCCCTATGACGCCACCGTAATGGAACGTTTAAACGCCTGCCGGGCCGTGCTGGTGGGGAAAACAAACATGGACGAGTTTGCTATGGGATCATCCTGCGAAAACTCGGCTTTTTTTAGCACCTGTAACCCCTGGGATACCGGGCGGGTGCCGGGAGGGTCCAGCGGCGGCTCTGCGGCCGCGGTGGCGGCCGGGGAAACCGTTTTGGCCCTGGGCTCCGACACCGGCGGTTCCATTCGCCAGCCGGCATCCTTTTGCGGCGTGGTGGGTATGAAGCCCACCTATGGTGCGGTATCCCGTTACGGGTTGGTGGCTTACGCCTCCTCCCTGGACCAGATCGGTCCCCTGGCTAGGGATGTCACCGATTGTGCCCTGCTGTTGAATGTTATTTGCGGGCACGACCCTCTGGACTCCACTTCGGCGCCATATAACGTGCCCGATTACACATCGTTCCTCAATGGAGATATAAAAGGTATGAAAATAGGGGTGCCACGGGAATACATGGGCCAGGGTATTGATGCGGCGGTTAAGGACATTATTTATAAAGCCATTGATGTTTATACCGGTCTGGGCGCTGTAGTGGAGGAAACCACACTGCCGCATACCGAGTATGCACTGCCGGCCTATTATTTAATCGCCCCCGCCGAGGCCAGTTCCAATTTGGCCCGTTATGACGGTGTGCGTTACGGTTACCGCGCCAAGGACGCCGCGGATATAGTAGATATGTTTATGCAAACCCGCAGCGAAGGATTCGGTCCCGAGGTGAAAAGAAGAATCATGCTGGGCACCTATGCCCTGTCCGCCGGTTACTACGATGCTTATTATAATAAGGCTTTAAAGGTACGCACTCTGATTAAAGCCGATTTTGACCGGGCTTTTGAACAATTTGACCTGCTTTTGGCTCCCACTGCCCCGGTCACTGCATTTAGGCGGGGTGAGAAGCTGGACGATCCGCTGCAAATGTACATGGTGGATATCTGCACCCTGGCGGTAAACCTGGCCGGTATTCCGGCCATATCCATTCCAGCCGGCATGGCACATAACCTGCCCGTGGGCTTGCAGTTAATGGGCCGCCCCTTTGGCGAAGGCGATATATTAAGGGCAGCCTATGCCTTTGAACAAAATACGGACCACCATCGCAAACTACCCCAGTAA
- the nifV gene encoding homocitrate synthase translates to MIERPDLPVENIRIIDTTLRDGEQTAGVVFANREKVRIAKFLDEMGVHQIEAGIPVMGGDEKESIKKICRSGLKASIMGWNRPVIKDIESSLECGVDAVAISISTSDIHIKHKLRTSREWVLEHMVKAVEFAKKEGMYVSVNAEDASRSDLDFLVQYARAAKEAGADRLRYCDTVGILDPFTTYNNIKYILENVDIDVEMHTHNDFGMATANALAGVAAGARWIGVTVMGLGERAGNSALEEVVMALKHLYKVDLGFKTEMFREVAEYVSHASGRELPAWKAIVGSNMFAHESGIHADGALKNPKTYEPFMPEEVGLERQIVVGKHSGTAAIKAKYAEYGIRLSEHQAEELLPKIRSYTVSMKRPLFDKELVYIYEDYYGGIVKD, encoded by the coding sequence ATGATTGAAAGACCAGATCTACCAGTTGAAAACATTAGAATTATCGACACCACCCTGCGGGATGGCGAACAAACCGCCGGTGTAGTATTTGCCAACCGGGAAAAGGTAAGAATTGCTAAATTTTTGGACGAGATGGGTGTGCACCAGATTGAAGCGGGTATTCCGGTAATGGGCGGCGACGAAAAGGAATCTATAAAGAAAATATGCCGTTCCGGGCTTAAAGCCAGTATTATGGGTTGGAACCGGCCGGTGATCAAGGATATCGAATCTTCGCTGGAATGCGGTGTGGATGCGGTGGCTATTTCCATATCCACATCCGACATTCACATTAAACACAAGCTTAGAACCAGCCGGGAATGGGTTTTGGAGCACATGGTTAAGGCGGTGGAATTCGCCAAGAAGGAAGGCATGTATGTTTCTGTAAATGCCGAGGACGCTTCCCGCAGTGACCTTGACTTTTTGGTTCAGTATGCCCGGGCCGCCAAGGAAGCAGGTGCCGACCGGTTGCGTTATTGCGACACCGTAGGTATTTTGGATCCCTTTACCACTTATAATAACATTAAGTACATTTTGGAAAATGTAGACATTGACGTGGAAATGCATACCCACAACGATTTTGGTATGGCCACCGCCAATGCCTTGGCCGGAGTAGCGGCTGGTGCCCGGTGGATTGGCGTTACCGTAATGGGTCTGGGCGAGCGGGCCGGTAACTCGGCGCTGGAAGAGGTGGTTATGGCTTTAAAGCATTTGTATAAAGTTGATTTAGGTTTTAAAACTGAAATGTTCCGGGAAGTGGCGGAATATGTGTCCCATGCTTCAGGCCGTGAATTACCGGCTTGGAAGGCCATTGTCGGCTCCAATATGTTTGCCCACGAGTCGGGTATTCATGCCGACGGGGCGCTTAAGAACCCCAAAACCTATGAGCCCTTCATGCCCGAAGAAGTGGGTTTGGAAAGGCAGATTGTGGTGGGTAAACACTCGGGTACCGCAGCCATAAAAGCGAAATATGCGGAATACGGTATTCGTTTGTCGGAACACCAGGCCGAGGAATTGCTCCCTAAAATCCGTTCTTATACGGTTTCCATGAAGCGCCCCTTGTTTGACAAAGAGTTGGTGTACATTTATGAGGATTATTACGGGGGTATTGTAAAGGATTAA
- a CDS encoding carbohydrate-binding protein — protein sequence MANPTNFGSGEYKLKAMHDARYPGGVVVDPTPITSGEEITVLYDGLLAASGAAQVYLHVGYGDARQWRNVRAYRMSKTGWGWVKTLEMPDDSRFNFCFHDGCGNWDNNNGINWSFEIHNGKTH from the coding sequence ATGGCTAATCCCACCAACTTCGGTTCGGGAGAATATAAACTGAAGGCTATGCACGACGCCCGCTATCCGGGAGGAGTGGTGGTTGACCCTACTCCCATTACCAGCGGTGAAGAAATAACGGTTTTGTATGACGGGCTACTGGCGGCCAGCGGTGCTGCACAAGTATATTTACATGTGGGATATGGCGATGCCCGCCAGTGGCGCAATGTCAGGGCTTACCGCATGTCTAAAACAGGCTGGGGATGGGTTAAAACTCTGGAAATGCCGGATGACAGCCGTTTTAATTTTTGTTTCCATGATGGTTGCGGTAACTGGGACAACAACAACGGTATTAACTGGAGTTTTGAAATTCATAACGGTAAAACGCACTAA
- the gatB gene encoding Asp-tRNA(Asn)/Glu-tRNA(Gln) amidotransferase subunit GatB produces the protein MAQYEAVIGLEVHIELKTDTKIFCHSSTEFGAVANRHVCPVCLGLPGVLPVVNKKAVEYAIKAGLALNCRIASFSKFDRKNYYYPDLPKNYQISQYDLPIAEHGHLKININGTDKRIGITRVHMEEDAGKLVHQGTPSTTPYSLVDYNRTGVPLIEIVSEPDMRSADEAVAYLEKLKAIIQYTGVSDCKMQEGSLRCDANISVRPVGQAELGTRAELKNMNSFKALHKAVTYEIERQIKLVQSGERVIQETRTWDDSKGVTLSMRSKEEAHDYRYFPDPDLAPLVIDQRWVDEIKAGLPELPDERRARFVSEYKLPEYDAMVLTATRELADYYEQCVQLFNNPKLVSNWVMGDLARMMNASGREIGDVLISPAQLAEMLQLMDKGTISGKIAKTVFEEMFNTGKDPGKVVEEKGLVQISDAALIDKVVDEVIAANPKSVEDYRAGKEKVIGFLVGQVMKATTGKANPGMVNKLLKEKLS, from the coding sequence TTGGCCCAATATGAAGCTGTTATCGGCCTGGAAGTGCATATTGAATTAAAAACCGACACCAAGATATTCTGTCATTCCAGCACCGAGTTCGGTGCCGTTGCTAACCGTCACGTCTGCCCGGTGTGCCTGGGGTTACCCGGAGTGCTACCCGTGGTGAATAAAAAGGCGGTTGAGTATGCCATAAAAGCCGGGCTCGCCCTCAACTGCCGGATTGCATCGTTCTCTAAATTTGACCGTAAAAACTACTACTATCCCGATTTACCCAAAAACTATCAAATATCTCAATACGATTTACCTATTGCCGAGCATGGTCATTTAAAGATAAATATCAATGGCACAGATAAACGTATCGGTATCACCCGGGTGCACATGGAGGAAGATGCGGGTAAGCTGGTGCACCAGGGTACCCCTTCCACCACCCCGTACTCACTGGTGGACTACAACCGCACCGGAGTGCCGCTGATTGAAATTGTTTCCGAGCCTGATATGCGTAGCGCCGATGAGGCTGTGGCTTACCTGGAAAAGTTAAAGGCAATTATTCAATACACAGGTGTTAGTGATTGTAAAATGCAGGAAGGTTCACTGCGCTGTGATGCCAACATATCGGTAAGGCCGGTGGGTCAGGCCGAACTGGGCACCAGGGCCGAACTGAAAAATATGAATTCTTTCAAAGCTTTACATAAAGCAGTAACTTATGAAATCGAGCGCCAGATTAAATTAGTACAGAGCGGTGAAAGGGTAATACAGGAAACCAGAACATGGGATGATAGTAAAGGCGTTACCTTGTCCATGCGCAGTAAGGAAGAAGCTCACGATTACCGGTACTTTCCCGATCCGGATTTGGCACCTCTGGTTATCGACCAGAGGTGGGTTGATGAAATAAAGGCCGGTTTACCCGAACTGCCGGATGAACGCAGAGCACGTTTTGTCAGCGAATATAAACTGCCCGAATATGATGCCATGGTATTAACGGCTACCCGTGAACTGGCGGATTACTACGAACAATGTGTACAGTTGTTTAATAATCCCAAGCTGGTCAGTAACTGGGTGATGGGAGATTTGGCCAGAATGATGAACGCCAGTGGCCGGGAAATCGGTGATGTACTTATTAGCCCCGCTCAACTGGCCGAGATGTTGCAACTGATGGACAAGGGCACCATCAGTGGTAAAATTGCCAAAACTGTTTTTGAAGAAATGTTCAACACCGGAAAAGATCCCGGTAAAGTGGTGGAGGAAAAAGGTCTGGTGCAAATCAGCGACGCGGCATTGATTGATAAAGTAGTGGACGAAGTAATTGCCGCCAATCCCAAATCAGTGGAGGATTACCGGGCAGGTAAGGAAAAGGTCATTGGTTTTTTAGTAGGCCAGGTGATGAAAGCCACCACGGGTAAAGCTAACCCGGGTATGGTGAATAAGCTGTTAAAGGAGAAATTAAGTTAA
- the gatC gene encoding Asp-tRNA(Asn)/Glu-tRNA(Gln) amidotransferase subunit GatC, which produces MINIKDVEHVALLARLSLSEEEKMVYARQLGDILGHARKLQDLDTDNIPPTAHVLPLQNVFREDRVGEHMPVDKVLANAPDRQDNFFKVPKII; this is translated from the coding sequence ATGATTAACATAAAGGATGTCGAGCACGTGGCGCTACTGGCCCGTTTGTCATTATCCGAAGAGGAAAAAATGGTTTATGCCAGGCAACTCGGTGATATATTGGGGCACGCCCGTAAACTGCAGGACCTGGATACAGATAATATACCACCTACCGCCCACGTGCTGCCTTTGCAAAATGTTTTTCGGGAAGACCGTGTGGGCGAGCATATGCCGGTGGATAAAGTACTGGCCAATGCTCCCGACCGTCAGGACAACTTTTTCAAGGTGCCCAAGATTATTTAG
- a CDS encoding glycosyltransferase family 4 protein yields the protein MRVAMFSWEYPPKSVGGLAQHVYDLTNALAGMGVEIHLFTMGEPGLPEMERVNGVQVYRVIPYNVSSPDFTTWVAQLNVAMLEKAVPILSENNGFNIVHGHDWLVAYAVRALKHAFRIPLVATIHATEYGRNYGLHNDTQRHISDVEWWLCYEAWQVICCSHYMEGEMKYVFQIPDDKLKVVPNGVDPENFVQKNEKLSRNNYASADEKIVFYVGRLVREKGVQVLLDAVPMILARVPNTKFVIAGKGPYMQELQDQAARMGIAQSIYFTGYIDDYTRNSLYSWSDVAVFPSLYEPFGIVALEAMAARTPVVVSDTGGLSEIVRHNVDGLKAYPGNPRSLADMIINVLLNPQQAQQLRDNAYRRVLQKFSWRDIAAKTLHIYNKVWDEYRGSNWYVRQGGLFNRFSKVLGKN from the coding sequence ATGCGTGTGGCTATGTTTTCCTGGGAGTATCCCCCTAAAAGTGTGGGTGGATTGGCTCAGCATGTATATGATCTGACCAATGCCCTTGCCGGTATGGGGGTTGAAATACATTTATTCACGATGGGTGAACCGGGGTTGCCGGAGATGGAAAGGGTAAACGGTGTTCAGGTGTACCGGGTGATACCCTATAATGTTTCATCCCCCGATTTTACCACCTGGGTGGCCCAGTTAAACGTGGCCATGCTGGAAAAGGCGGTTCCGATATTAAGTGAAAACAATGGCTTTAATATAGTGCACGGCCATGACTGGCTGGTGGCCTATGCGGTAAGGGCCTTAAAGCATGCTTTTCGTATTCCGCTGGTGGCCACCATCCACGCCACGGAATATGGCAGAAACTACGGGCTGCATAATGATACCCAGCGGCACATCAGTGATGTGGAATGGTGGCTTTGTTACGAGGCCTGGCAGGTTATCTGTTGTAGCCATTATATGGAGGGTGAAATGAAATATGTGTTTCAAATCCCGGACGACAAGTTAAAGGTTGTACCCAATGGTGTGGATCCTGAAAACTTTGTGCAAAAAAATGAAAAGCTCTCTCGTAATAATTATGCCTCTGCCGATGAAAAAATTGTTTTTTATGTGGGCCGGCTGGTACGGGAGAAAGGCGTGCAGGTGCTGCTGGATGCTGTGCCCATGATATTGGCCCGGGTTCCCAACACTAAATTTGTCATTGCCGGAAAAGGTCCTTATATGCAAGAGCTGCAGGATCAGGCTGCCCGTATGGGCATAGCCCAGAGCATTTATTTTACCGGTTATATTGATGATTACACCCGCAATTCGCTATATAGCTGGTCGGATGTGGCAGTGTTTCCCAGCTTATATGAACCCTTCGGCATCGTGGCCCTGGAGGCAATGGCAGCCCGCACACCGGTGGTGGTTTCCGATACCGGTGGTTTAAGTGAGATAGTCAGACATAATGTGGACGGTTTAAAGGCCTACCCGGGTAACCCCCGCTCACTGGCGGATATGATCATAAATGTGCTGCTCAATCCCCAGCAAGCACAGCAACTGCGTGATAACGCTTACCGGAGGGTGCTACAAAAATTTAGCTGGCGGGATATAGCGGCAAAAACACTGCATATTTATAACAAGGTATGGGATGAGTACCGTGGTAGCAACTGGTATGTTCGTCAGGGGGGTCTTTTTAACCGCTTTTCCAAAGTATTGGGAAAAAACTAG
- the pcrA gene encoding DNA helicase PcrA, which yields MDLTALNEAQKKAVTYGDGPLLVLAGAGSGKTRVLTTRIAYLLLEKGVDPYNILAITFTNKAAREMRERIAAAVPGMARDLWVFTFHATCLRILRRQSGFAGFTSNFVIYDADDQKTVIKECLKELNLDDKKFPPQAMSAAISQSKNMLYGPAEMEKKSYDYFSQTACKVYKLYQEKLRQNNALDFDDLLMHTVHLLQNNPAVLDYYQEKFRYILVDEYQDTNHAQYVLVNLLAQKYRNICVVGDPDQGIYGWRGADIQNIMSFERDYPDAAAIVLEQNYRSTRTILESANAVIRHNRDRKEKKLWTAGSLGDPITVFTARDEHAEASYVVEQIRRWHSQMKKNYRDFAVLYRTNAQSRVLEEKFLAAGIPYTIVGGLRFYERKEIKDLLAYLRLLVNPNDRLSLRRVINEPKRGIGAASLNKILNWADETRQAPLTLLENGGGIPGLGGKAAGAARVFGQTMGDIKKRMPGLPITRLVQMVLEETGYWQALENERTVESRTRMENLREFYTVTGEYDASGEGGGLEDFLSSLALVTDLDNYEQDADQVTLMTMHSAKGLEFPVVFITGMEETVFPHSRSMEDRHELEEERRLCYVGITRAMEHLYLTHCWQRTLYGYTRMNEPSRFLRELPPDLLDTGAPLDNPEDRALSGKLPVAGPVDSACGGDFQEVPGQAYCNTPTGRSTGTGSLASPGGQNITYSTGERVYHRKWGQGIIKEVRGKGDNAELKIEFPGLGVKTLLARYAPLTR from the coding sequence ATGGATTTAACTGCGCTAAACGAAGCGCAAAAAAAAGCGGTGACATACGGTGACGGGCCGCTGCTGGTACTGGCCGGAGCGGGCAGCGGCAAAACCAGGGTGTTGACCACCAGAATTGCCTATTTACTGCTGGAAAAGGGCGTCGATCCCTATAATATTTTAGCCATTACTTTTACCAATAAAGCAGCCCGGGAAATGCGGGAGAGAATTGCCGCTGCGGTGCCCGGGATGGCGCGTGATTTATGGGTTTTTACTTTTCATGCCACTTGCCTGCGCATTTTGCGGCGCCAATCGGGTTTTGCCGGTTTTACATCCAACTTTGTAATCTACGATGCGGACGACCAGAAGACCGTTATTAAGGAATGTCTCAAAGAGTTAAACCTGGACGATAAAAAATTCCCCCCTCAGGCCATGTCGGCGGCCATATCCCAATCTAAAAACATGCTTTACGGGCCGGCGGAAATGGAAAAAAAGTCGTATGATTATTTTAGCCAAACTGCTTGTAAAGTGTACAAGCTTTACCAGGAAAAGCTGCGGCAAAATAATGCGCTGGACTTTGACGATTTGCTGATGCACACGGTGCATTTACTGCAAAACAACCCGGCTGTGCTGGACTATTACCAGGAAAAATTCCGCTATATACTGGTAGATGAATACCAGGACACCAACCATGCCCAGTATGTGCTGGTTAACCTACTGGCCCAAAAATACCGGAATATCTGCGTGGTGGGAGACCCGGATCAGGGTATCTACGGCTGGCGGGGGGCGGATATTCAAAATATCATGAGTTTTGAGCGGGATTACCCGGACGCAGCCGCCATTGTTTTGGAGCAAAACTACCGTTCCACCCGCACCATCCTGGAATCCGCCAATGCAGTGATCCGGCATAACCGGGACCGTAAGGAAAAGAAGTTATGGACCGCCGGGTCTTTGGGGGATCCCATTACTGTTTTCACCGCCCGGGACGAGCATGCCGAGGCCAGTTACGTGGTGGAGCAAATCCGCCGCTGGCACTCCCAAATGAAAAAAAACTACCGGGATTTTGCTGTGCTGTATCGCACCAATGCCCAGTCCCGGGTGCTGGAAGAAAAATTCTTGGCTGCCGGCATACCCTATACCATTGTGGGGGGCCTCAGGTTTTATGAGCGCAAGGAAATTAAAGATTTGTTGGCCTACTTGCGGCTACTGGTCAACCCCAATGACCGCTTAAGCTTGCGGCGGGTGATCAATGAACCCAAAAGGGGTATCGGGGCCGCTTCATTAAACAAAATACTTAACTGGGCGGACGAAACCCGCCAGGCACCACTGACCTTGTTGGAAAACGGCGGTGGCATTCCCGGCCTGGGCGGTAAAGCCGCCGGGGCAGCCCGTGTTTTTGGTCAAACCATGGGTGATATCAAAAAAAGGATGCCAGGCTTACCCATCACCAGGCTGGTGCAAATGGTGCTGGAGGAAACAGGTTACTGGCAGGCTCTGGAAAACGAACGCACGGTGGAATCCAGAACCCGGATGGAAAACCTGCGCGAATTTTACACAGTTACCGGAGAATACGATGCCAGTGGTGAGGGCGGTGGCCTGGAGGATTTTTTGTCATCACTGGCTCTGGTTACCGATCTGGACAATTACGAGCAGGATGCCGACCAGGTGACATTGATGACCATGCACAGTGCCAAGGGACTGGAGTTTCCCGTGGTGTTTATTACCGGTATGGAAGAAACCGTTTTTCCCCACTCCCGTTCCATGGAGGACAGGCATGAATTGGAGGAAGAAAGAAGGCTTTGCTATGTGGGTATAACCAGGGCCATGGAGCACCTGTACCTGACCCATTGCTGGCAGCGTACTTTATACGGCTACACCAGGATGAATGAGCCTTCCCGCTTTTTGCGGGAACTGCCGCCTGATTTGCTTGATACAGGTGCTCCCCTGGATAACCCGGAAGACCGGGCCCTGTCCGGGAAATTGCCAGTGGCCGGCCCTGTTGACAGTGCATGTGGTGGCGACTTTCAAGAGGTGCCCGGTCAAGCTTATTGCAATACACCAACCGGTAGATCCACCGGTACCGGGTCGCTGGCGTCACCGGGAGGGCAAAATATAACTTACAGTACCGGGGAAAGGGTTTACCATCGCAAATGGGGACAGGGTATCATCAAAGAAGTACGGGGCAAAGGTGATAATGCCGAGCTGAAAATAGAGTTTCCGGGGCTGGGTGTCAAAACACTCCTGGCCCGCTATGCACCGCTTACACGATAG